One genomic window of Salvia miltiorrhiza cultivar Shanhuang (shh) chromosome 4, IMPLAD_Smil_shh, whole genome shotgun sequence includes the following:
- the LOC131019573 gene encoding probable ADP-ribosylation factor GTPase-activating protein AGD15 codes for MNEKAFVTKELNAKHAKILLGLLKLPENKECADCRSKAPRWASINLGIFICMRCSGIHRSLGVHISKVRSTTLDTWLPEQVAFMQVMGNQKSNSYWEADLPAQFYRSPIETFIYAKYVDRRWAPTTPQPIPEICAESTSTRKEIPKKARRYSLDEEFFVKEMPKIAPPKSHCRAESFSFMDAIDSAPPLISFEGCSSSKNVDTGTDLFSLLYVSEETQDRTVVPPSRWASFE; via the exons ATGAATGAGAAGGCGTTTGTTACCAAAGAGCTCAATGCCAAACATGCAAAG ATACTGTTGGGTCTCCTTAAGCTGCCCGAAAACAAGGAATGTGCAGATTGCCGGAGCAA GGCTCCACGATGGGCAAGCATCAACCTTGGAATATTTATATGCATGCGATGTTCTGGAATACACCGCAGTCTTGGAGTACACATCTCGAAG GTAAGGTCTACAACGTTGGACACATGGCTTCCCGAGCAGGTTGCATTCATGCAGG TGATGGGAAACCAGAAGTCGAACAGCTATTGGGAAGCAGACTTACCAGCACAGTTCTACAGAAGTCCAATTGAAACCTTCATTTATGCCAA GTACGTGGATAGAAGATGGGCTCCAACAACCCCACAGCCAATCCCAGAGATCTGTGCAGAAAGCACCTCCACTAGAAAGGAAATTCCAAAGAAAGCAAGAAGATACTCTTTGGATGAAGAATTTTTCGTCAAGGAAATGCCCAAAATTGCTCCTCCAAAATCACATTGTCGTGCG GAGTCTTTCAGTTTTATGGACGCCATTGATTCAGCTCCGCCTCTTATTAGTTTCGAAGGCTGTTCATCTAGTAAGAATGTTGATACTGGTACGGATCTGTTCAGCCTTCTCTACGTGTCAGAAGAAACACAAGATCGTACAGTTGTGCCTCCATCGCGATGGGCTTCTTTTGAGT GA